Proteins from a single region of Nocardioides anomalus:
- the infA gene encoding translation initiation factor IF-1 gives MPKKEGVIEIEGTVVEALPNAMFRVELSNGHKVLAHISGKMRQHYIRILPEDRVVVELSPYDLTRGRIVYRYK, from the coding sequence ATGCCGAAGAAGGAAGGCGTGATCGAGATCGAGGGCACCGTCGTGGAGGCCCTCCCCAACGCCATGTTCCGCGTCGAGCTGAGCAATGGCCACAAGGTCCTCGCCCACATCAGCGGCAAGATGCGCCAGCACTACATCCGGATCCTCCCCGAGGACCGCGTGGTGGTGGAGCTGTCCCCCTACGACCTGACGCGTGGCCGGATCGTCTACCGGTACAAGTAA
- the rpmJ gene encoding 50S ribosomal protein L36, which produces MKVNPSVKAICDKCKVIRRHGRVMVICENPRHKQRQG; this is translated from the coding sequence GTGAAGGTCAACCCCAGCGTCAAAGCCATCTGTGACAAGTGCAAGGTGATCCGTCGCCACGGCCGCGTCATGGTGATCTGCGAGAACCCGCGCCACAAGCAGCGCCAGGGCTGA
- the rpsM gene encoding 30S ribosomal protein S13, whose product MARLVGVDLPRDKRVEVALTYIYGIGRTRAQQLLAATGVDPNTRVHALGDDDLVKLRDEIEANFRIEGDLRREVQADIRRKIEIGSYQGRRHRQGLPVRGQRTKTNARTRKGPKRTVAGKKKAK is encoded by the coding sequence ATGGCACGCCTCGTTGGTGTGGACCTCCCGCGCGACAAGCGCGTCGAGGTCGCTCTCACCTACATCTACGGCATCGGCCGCACCCGCGCCCAGCAGCTGCTGGCCGCCACCGGCGTCGACCCGAACACCCGCGTCCACGCCCTCGGCGACGACGACCTCGTCAAGCTCCGCGACGAGATCGAGGCCAACTTCCGCATCGAGGGTGACCTCCGGCGCGAGGTCCAGGCCGACATCCGTCGCAAGATCGAGATCGGCTCCTACCAGGGCCGCCGCCACCGCCAGGGCCTGCCGGTCCGCGGTCAGCGCACCAAGACCAACGCGCGCACCCGCAAGGGTCCCAAGCGCACCGTTGCCGGCAAGAAGAAGGCGAAGTGA
- the rpsK gene encoding 30S ribosomal protein S11 produces the protein MPPKARAAAKKVRRKEKKNVAQGEAHIKSTFNNTIVTITDPTGAVISWASAGTVGFKGSRKSTPFAAQMAAEAAGRRAMDHGMKKIDVFVKGPGSGRETAIRSLGAIGLEVGTIQDVTPTPHNGCRPPKRRRV, from the coding sequence ATGCCTCCCAAGGCACGCGCCGCGGCCAAGAAGGTCCGCCGCAAGGAGAAGAAGAACGTCGCTCAGGGCGAGGCCCACATCAAGAGCACGTTCAACAACACGATCGTGACGATCACCGACCCGACCGGTGCGGTGATCTCCTGGGCCTCGGCCGGCACCGTCGGCTTCAAGGGCTCGCGCAAGTCCACGCCGTTCGCCGCGCAGATGGCCGCCGAGGCCGCCGGGCGCCGGGCGATGGACCACGGCATGAAGAAGATCGACGTCTTCGTCAAGGGCCCGGGCTCGGGCCGCGAGACCGCGATCCGCTCCCTGGGTGCCATCGGCCTCGAGGTCGGCACCATCCAGGACGTCACGCCCACCCCCCACAACGGTTGCCGCCCGCCCAAGCGCCGGCGCGTCTGA
- the rpsD gene encoding 30S ribosomal protein S4 produces MARYTGPMTKKSRRLGVDLVGGDAAYERRPYPPGQHGRGRIKESEYLLQLREKQKARYTYGVLEKQFHNYYTEASRRPGKTGDNLLQLLECRLDNVVYRAGFARTRRHARQLVSHGHFRVNGKKVDIPSYQVSAHDVIDVREKSLEMTPFIVARETHGERHVPAWMEALPNRMRILVHSVPVRAQIDIPVQEQLIVEYYSKK; encoded by the coding sequence ATGGCCCGCTACACCGGCCCCATGACCAAGAAGTCGCGCCGTCTCGGTGTCGACCTCGTCGGAGGCGACGCGGCGTACGAGCGTCGCCCCTACCCGCCCGGCCAGCACGGCCGCGGCCGGATCAAGGAGAGCGAGTACCTCCTGCAGCTCCGCGAGAAGCAGAAGGCCCGCTACACCTACGGCGTCCTCGAGAAGCAGTTCCACAACTACTACACCGAGGCCTCGCGCCGTCCCGGCAAGACCGGTGACAACCTGCTCCAGCTCCTGGAGTGCCGCCTGGACAACGTGGTCTACCGCGCCGGCTTCGCCCGGACCCGTCGCCACGCCCGCCAGCTGGTGAGCCACGGCCACTTCCGGGTCAACGGCAAGAAGGTCGACATCCCGAGCTACCAGGTCTCCGCGCACGACGTCATCGACGTGCGCGAGAAGTCCCTGGAGATGACCCCGTTCATCGTGGCTCGCGAGACCCACGGCGAGCGGCACGTCCCGGCGTGGATGGAGGCGCTCCCCAACCGGATGCGCATCCTCGTGCACTCGGTCCCGGTCCGGGCCCAGATCGACATCCCGGTCCAGGAGCAGCTCATCGTCGAGTACTACTCCAAGAAGTAG
- a CDS encoding DNA-directed RNA polymerase subunit alpha, which yields MLIAQRPTLSEESVDEFRSRFVIEPLEPGFGYTLGNSLRRTLLSSIPGASVTSIRIDSVLHEFSTIEGVTEDVTEIILNLKGLVVSSEHDEPVTMYLRKSGAGDVTAADITPPAGVEVHNPDLKIATLSDKGKLEMELVVERGRGYVSAVQNKGADNEIGRMPVDSIYSPVLKVTYKVEATRVEQRTDFDKLVIDVETKPSIRPRDAIASAGKTLVELFGLARELNVEAEGIDIGPSPVDEQLAADLALPVEDLQLTVRSYNCLKREGIHTVGELISRSEQDLLDIRNFGAKSIDEVKAKLHEMGLSLKDSAPGFDPHAALAAYSDDDYDDAYVEDEQL from the coding sequence GTGCTCATCGCACAGCGCCCCACCCTGTCGGAGGAGTCCGTCGACGAGTTCCGCTCGCGGTTCGTCATCGAGCCGCTGGAGCCCGGCTTCGGCTACACCCTCGGCAACTCGCTGCGTCGCACGCTGCTCTCCTCGATCCCGGGTGCCTCGGTCACGAGCATCCGCATCGACTCGGTCCTCCACGAGTTCTCGACCATCGAGGGCGTCACCGAGGACGTCACGGAGATCATCCTCAACCTCAAGGGCCTCGTCGTCTCCTCCGAGCACGACGAGCCGGTCACCATGTACCTGCGCAAGTCCGGTGCCGGTGACGTCACCGCCGCCGACATCACCCCGCCCGCGGGCGTCGAGGTGCACAACCCCGACCTGAAGATCGCCACCCTGTCCGACAAGGGCAAGCTGGAGATGGAGCTCGTCGTCGAGCGCGGCCGCGGCTACGTCTCGGCCGTGCAGAACAAGGGCGCCGACAACGAGATCGGCCGGATGCCGGTCGACTCGATCTACAGCCCGGTCCTCAAGGTGACCTACAAGGTCGAGGCCACCCGTGTCGAGCAGCGCACCGACTTCGACAAGCTGGTCATCGACGTCGAGACCAAGCCGTCGATCCGGCCCCGCGACGCCATCGCCTCGGCCGGCAAGACCCTGGTCGAGCTCTTCGGCCTGGCCCGCGAGCTGAACGTCGAGGCCGAGGGCATCGACATCGGCCCGTCGCCGGTCGACGAGCAGCTGGCCGCCGACCTCGCCCTCCCGGTCGAGGACCTGCAGCTGACCGTCCGCTCCTACAACTGCCTCAAGCGCGAGGGCATCCACACCGTGGGTGAGCTCATCAGCCGCTCGGAGCAGGACCTCCTCGACATCCGCAACTTCGGCGCGAAGTCGATCGACGAGGTCAAGGCCAAGCTCCACGAGATGGGCCTCTCGCTCAAGGACAGCGCGCCGGGCTTCGACCCGCACGCGGCCCTGGCGGCGTACTCCGACGACGACTACGACGACGCCTACGTCGAGGACGAGCAGCTCTGA
- the rplQ gene encoding 50S ribosomal protein L17, whose product MPTPKKGARLGGSPAHQKLIVSNLATALFEHGRITTTEARARVLRPVAEKLITKAKRGDLHNRREVLKTIRDKSVVHTLFTEIAVTFAERPGGYTRITKIGPRKGDNAPMAVIELVTEKYDPKPARGTAKKTAAAPAAPVATEETGPTELVDEASPEESVVAEAEVEETGADTAGDAAEGEDTSDAEAAPTTDDPATEAAEEDAAPVEPSDEESDKA is encoded by the coding sequence ATGCCCACTCCCAAGAAGGGTGCCCGCCTCGGCGGCAGCCCGGCCCACCAGAAGCTGATCGTCTCGAACCTCGCCACGGCGCTGTTCGAGCACGGCCGGATCACCACCACCGAGGCGCGCGCCCGCGTGCTGCGGCCGGTCGCCGAGAAGCTGATCACCAAGGCCAAGCGGGGCGACCTGCACAACCGGCGCGAGGTCCTCAAGACCATCCGCGACAAGTCGGTCGTGCACACGCTGTTCACCGAGATCGCGGTGACCTTCGCCGAGCGCCCGGGCGGCTACACCCGGATCACCAAGATCGGTCCGCGCAAGGGCGACAACGCCCCCATGGCGGTCATCGAGCTGGTGACCGAGAAGTACGACCCCAAGCCGGCCCGCGGCACCGCCAAGAAGACCGCCGCGGCCCCGGCCGCTCCGGTCGCCACCGAGGAGACCGGTCCGACCGAGCTCGTCGACGAGGCCTCCCCCGAGGAGAGCGTGGTCGCCGAGGCCGAGGTCGAGGAGACCGGCGCCGACACCGCGGGTGACGCGGCCGAGGGCGAGGACACCTCCGACGCCGAGGCCGCGCCGACCACGGACGACCCGGCCACCGAGGCCGCCGAGGAGGACGCCGCTCCGGTGGAGCCCTCCGACGAGGAGTCCGACAAGGCCTGA
- a CDS encoding ketopantoate reductase family protein, translated as MSSSYVLYGAGAVGGVVGARLHLAGHRVTLVARGEHLARIRARGLTLDTADGREVVRTDATDSAAEVDWRDGPVVLLAVKAHQTDAALADLMAHAPPSTAVVCLQNGVSNEPATLRRFARTYGITVMLPSEHLEPGLVVQGSHPVPGILDVGRYPTGTDALAEQVAADLRSAGFASVPRPDIMAWKHRKLVTNAVGDAGVVLPDASEELREALRAECEAVLAAAGAPLVTQEADRERRGDLLQVRADARGSNSLGQSLQRGTPGTEVDFRAGEIVLLGRRHGVPTPLNERVQRAAYERLRSTLT; from the coding sequence GTGTCCTCGTCCTACGTCCTGTACGGCGCGGGCGCCGTCGGCGGGGTCGTCGGCGCCCGCCTGCACCTGGCCGGCCACCGGGTCACGCTGGTCGCGCGCGGGGAGCACCTGGCCCGGATCCGCGCCCGCGGGCTCACCCTCGACACCGCCGACGGACGAGAGGTGGTCCGCACCGACGCCACCGACTCCGCCGCCGAGGTCGACTGGCGCGACGGCCCGGTCGTGCTGCTGGCGGTGAAGGCGCACCAGACCGACGCGGCCCTGGCCGACCTCATGGCGCACGCGCCGCCGAGCACGGCGGTGGTCTGCCTGCAGAACGGCGTGAGCAACGAGCCGGCCACGCTGCGGCGCTTCGCCCGCACCTACGGCATCACCGTGATGCTGCCGTCGGAGCACCTCGAGCCGGGGCTCGTCGTCCAGGGGTCGCACCCGGTCCCGGGCATCCTCGACGTGGGGCGCTACCCGACCGGGACCGACGCACTCGCCGAGCAGGTGGCCGCGGACCTCCGCTCGGCCGGGTTCGCCTCCGTCCCGCGGCCCGACATCATGGCCTGGAAGCACCGCAAGCTGGTCACCAACGCGGTCGGGGACGCCGGGGTGGTGCTCCCGGACGCGTCCGAGGAGCTGCGGGAGGCGCTGCGCGCGGAGTGCGAGGCGGTGCTGGCCGCCGCCGGCGCTCCGCTGGTCACCCAGGAAGCCGACCGCGAGCGTCGCGGCGACCTGCTCCAGGTGCGGGCGGACGCGCGCGGGTCGAACTCGCTCGGCCAGAGCCTGCAGCGCGGGACACCGGGGACGGAGGTCGACTTCCGCGCGGGCGAGATCGTGCTGCTCGGCCGGCGGCACGGCGTGCCGACCCCGCTGAACGAGCGGGTCCAGCGCGCGGCGTACGAGCGGCTGCGCTCGACCCTGACCTGA
- a CDS encoding carbohydrate kinase family protein gives MERGVLVVGESLVDIVQTRSGHLHEYAGGSAANVAVALARLGRPTRLATAFADDRHGAMVRAHLEESGVALACDPGAVERTSTARATIGTAGAAEYTFDLDWRLHPVPPEEDPLVAHTCSLGAVLEPGADDVVALLGRLRERSTVSYDVNARPAVTGTGPVLVERVERVVAIADLVKASDEDLEALYPGRPYAESAAALLATGPAVVVVTRGADGALWLDDAGPVEVASEAVEVADTIGAGDTFGAGLLDALWERGRLGAEGREALRALPREEVVEVLGHAARAAAVTVSRPGADPPYRHELD, from the coding sequence ATGGAGCGCGGCGTGCTGGTGGTCGGGGAGTCGCTGGTCGACATCGTGCAGACGCGCAGCGGCCACCTCCACGAGTACGCCGGCGGCAGCGCGGCCAACGTCGCGGTCGCGCTGGCCCGGCTAGGGCGCCCGACCCGGCTGGCCACCGCGTTCGCCGACGACCGGCACGGGGCGATGGTGCGGGCGCACCTGGAGGAGTCCGGGGTGGCGCTGGCCTGCGACCCGGGCGCGGTCGAGCGGACGTCGACGGCGCGGGCCACCATCGGGACGGCCGGCGCGGCGGAGTACACCTTCGACCTCGACTGGCGGCTCCACCCGGTGCCGCCCGAGGAGGACCCGCTGGTCGCCCACACCTGCTCGCTCGGCGCGGTCCTCGAGCCCGGCGCCGACGACGTCGTGGCCCTGCTGGGCCGGCTGCGGGAGCGGTCGACGGTCAGCTACGACGTCAACGCCCGGCCGGCGGTGACCGGCACCGGTCCGGTGCTCGTGGAGCGCGTGGAGCGCGTGGTCGCGATCGCCGACCTGGTCAAGGCCAGCGACGAGGACCTGGAGGCGCTCTACCCCGGCCGGCCGTACGCCGAGTCCGCGGCGGCGCTGCTGGCCACCGGCCCGGCGGTGGTCGTGGTGACCCGGGGCGCCGACGGCGCGCTGTGGCTGGACGACGCGGGCCCGGTCGAGGTGGCCTCGGAGGCCGTGGAGGTCGCGGACACCATCGGGGCCGGCGACACCTTCGGCGCCGGTCTGCTCGACGCGCTCTGGGAGCGGGGCCGGCTGGGCGCCGAGGGGCGCGAGGCGCTGCGAGCGCTGCCGCGCGAGGAGGTCGTCGAGGTGCTCGGCCACGCGGCCCGGGCGGCCGCGGTCACCGTCTCGCGGCCGGGGGCGGACCCGCCGTACCGCCACGAGCTGGACTGA
- a CDS encoding FAD-dependent oxidoreductase, whose product MANPVIILVSEHYADTLLEVFYRRYGYDYQLRSARSCLEAEKLAQELKDGGEAVALFVSDSRLPDVSMFEAMHRFRVVLPTARRVVAAHWDYFLEDADELRPGLARGKFDAYLLMPRGNRDEEFHTAITELLSDWTATVPQPEVVSAKVISPVHDGLTMAIRDFLDRMGMQNNLYDPTDPHLAEFMPRLFEEMGTDDPTYPVVWWPGRRAVQARSVKDVARSIYPRSQDDADEVVDLAVVGAGPAGLAAAVYAASEGLSVRVLEAEAVGGQAGTSSMIRNYLGFPRGISGMRLALRARNQAIRFGTRFLTGWEVTGFEVGTDGEPHVLRCEDDAVRARSVLVANGVAYRKLGVPALEDLVGNGVNYGAAMTAGREMEGYDVVVVGGGNSAGQAALHLCRFASSVTIVVRRPGLEETMSDYLIKEIGYQERISVRPCTRVVDGGGEGALEWLSLEDTNTRERERVEARGLFLLLGAEPRCDWLPPELARDKNSFILTGRDVPREQWVDDVPPANLATTIPGVFAAGDIRAGSMKRVAAASGEGASVVPLVHAFLAPAAEAAAVGAPVG is encoded by the coding sequence GTGGCGAACCCAGTCATCATCCTGGTCTCCGAGCACTACGCGGACACCCTGCTCGAGGTGTTCTACCGACGCTACGGCTACGACTACCAGCTCCGCTCGGCGCGCTCGTGCCTGGAGGCGGAGAAGCTCGCGCAGGAGCTGAAGGACGGCGGCGAGGCCGTCGCGCTGTTCGTGAGCGACTCGCGGCTGCCCGACGTGTCGATGTTCGAGGCCATGCACCGCTTCCGCGTGGTCCTCCCGACCGCGCGGCGCGTCGTGGCCGCGCACTGGGACTACTTCCTCGAGGACGCCGACGAGCTGCGGCCGGGGCTGGCGCGGGGCAAGTTCGACGCCTACCTGCTCATGCCGCGCGGCAACCGCGACGAGGAGTTCCACACCGCGATCACCGAGCTGCTCTCGGACTGGACCGCGACCGTCCCGCAGCCCGAGGTGGTCAGCGCCAAGGTCATCTCGCCGGTCCACGACGGGCTGACCATGGCCATCCGCGACTTCCTGGACCGGATGGGCATGCAGAACAACCTCTACGACCCCACCGACCCGCACCTGGCCGAGTTCATGCCGCGGCTGTTCGAGGAGATGGGCACCGACGACCCGACGTACCCCGTCGTGTGGTGGCCCGGCCGCCGGGCCGTCCAGGCCCGGTCGGTCAAGGACGTGGCCCGCTCGATCTACCCGCGCTCGCAGGACGACGCCGACGAGGTCGTCGACCTCGCGGTCGTGGGCGCCGGGCCCGCCGGCCTGGCGGCCGCGGTGTACGCCGCCTCGGAGGGGCTCAGCGTCCGGGTGCTCGAGGCCGAGGCCGTGGGCGGCCAGGCCGGCACCAGCTCGATGATCCGCAACTACCTCGGCTTCCCGCGCGGCATCTCCGGGATGCGGCTCGCGCTGCGCGCGCGCAACCAGGCCATCCGCTTCGGCACCCGGTTCCTCACCGGCTGGGAGGTGACCGGCTTCGAGGTCGGCACCGACGGCGAGCCGCACGTGCTGCGCTGCGAGGACGACGCGGTCCGCGCCCGCTCGGTGCTCGTGGCCAACGGGGTGGCCTACCGCAAGCTCGGCGTACCGGCCCTCGAGGACCTGGTCGGCAACGGCGTCAACTACGGCGCCGCGATGACGGCGGGGCGCGAGATGGAGGGCTACGACGTCGTGGTCGTCGGCGGCGGCAACTCCGCCGGCCAGGCCGCGCTGCACCTGTGCCGCTTCGCCTCGTCGGTCACCATCGTGGTCCGCCGGCCGGGGCTCGAGGAGACGATGTCGGACTACCTCATCAAGGAGATCGGCTACCAGGAGCGGATCTCGGTGCGACCCTGCACCCGCGTCGTCGACGGCGGCGGCGAGGGCGCGCTGGAATGGCTGAGCCTGGAGGACACCAACACCAGGGAGCGCGAGCGGGTCGAGGCCCGCGGCCTGTTCCTGCTGCTGGGCGCCGAGCCGCGCTGCGACTGGCTGCCGCCGGAGCTCGCGCGCGACAAGAACAGCTTCATCCTCACCGGCCGCGACGTGCCGCGCGAGCAGTGGGTCGACGACGTGCCGCCGGCCAACCTCGCCACCACGATCCCCGGCGTCTTCGCCGCCGGCGACATCCGGGCGGGGTCGATGAAGCGGGTCGCGGCGGCCAGCGGCGAGGGTGCCTCGGTCGTCCCGCTCGTGCACGCGTTCCTCGCCCCGGCGGCCGAGGCCGCGGCGGTGGGCGCGCCCGTCGGCTGA
- the truA gene encoding tRNA pseudouridine(38-40) synthase TruA: protein MRIRLDVAYDGTGFHGWAAQPGLRTVEGALGNALATVLRVEAVELTCAGRTDAGVHARGQVVHCDLPDPVVESGLDRLGRRLDGVLDADVRVRRVARAPEGFDARFSAVWRRYAYRIADRPETVDPLRRASVLAWGRPLDAALMNQAAQALVGEHDFAAFCKRREGASTVRELLELVWSREADGLLVAHVRADAFCHSMVRSLVGCALAVGEGRRPPEWAGDVLGAGVRDSAVPVAPAHGLTLEEVGYPPEAELAARVEVTRARRG from the coding sequence GTGCGGATCCGCCTCGACGTCGCCTACGACGGCACCGGCTTCCACGGCTGGGCCGCGCAGCCGGGGCTGCGCACGGTCGAGGGCGCCCTCGGCAACGCCCTGGCCACCGTGCTGCGGGTCGAGGCGGTTGAGCTGACCTGCGCCGGGCGGACCGACGCGGGGGTGCACGCGCGCGGCCAGGTGGTGCACTGCGACCTGCCCGACCCGGTCGTGGAGAGCGGGCTCGACCGGCTGGGCCGGCGGCTCGACGGGGTGCTGGACGCCGACGTGCGGGTCCGCCGGGTGGCACGGGCTCCGGAGGGGTTCGACGCGCGGTTCTCCGCGGTGTGGCGGCGCTACGCCTACCGGATCGCGGACCGGCCGGAGACCGTGGACCCGCTGCGCCGGGCGTCGGTGCTGGCCTGGGGCCGGCCCCTCGACGCGGCGCTGATGAACCAGGCCGCGCAGGCCCTGGTCGGCGAGCACGACTTCGCGGCGTTCTGCAAGCGCCGTGAGGGCGCCTCGACCGTGCGCGAGCTGCTCGAGCTGGTCTGGTCGCGCGAGGCCGACGGGCTGCTGGTCGCCCACGTGCGGGCCGACGCGTTCTGCCACAGCATGGTCCGCTCACTGGTCGGCTGCGCGCTGGCCGTGGGCGAGGGGCGCCGGCCCCCGGAGTGGGCCGGCGACGTCCTGGGCGCCGGCGTGCGCGACTCCGCGGTGCCCGTGGCGCCGGCGCACGGGCTGACGCTGGAGGAGGTCGGCTACCCGCCCGAGGCCGAGCTGGCCGCGCGGGTCGAGGTCACCAGGGCGCGTCGTGGTTGA
- a CDS encoding class I SAM-dependent methyltransferase, which produces MVEEHYFTADPSVPFAREPFEATVWGRTLRLTTGSGVFARGRLDVGTAVLFRETEPPAGGRVLDLGCGYGVIGLAVAAAVPDAVVTGVDVNERAVLLANENAAALGLADRFRASTADGVAPEATYDELWSNPPIRIGKDALHALLLTWFARLAPGGRAVLVVGKNLGGDSLQRWLGDQGYPTARIASAKGFRVLESRRAD; this is translated from the coding sequence GTGGTTGAGGAGCACTACTTCACCGCCGACCCGTCGGTGCCGTTCGCGCGCGAGCCGTTCGAGGCCACGGTGTGGGGCCGGACCCTGCGCCTGACCACCGGCTCGGGGGTCTTCGCGCGCGGCCGGCTCGACGTCGGTACCGCCGTGCTGTTCCGCGAGACCGAGCCGCCCGCCGGCGGCCGGGTCCTGGACCTGGGCTGCGGGTACGGCGTGATCGGGCTGGCCGTGGCCGCCGCGGTCCCCGACGCCGTGGTCACCGGCGTGGACGTCAACGAGCGCGCGGTGCTGCTGGCCAACGAGAACGCCGCCGCGCTCGGGCTGGCCGACCGGTTCCGGGCGAGCACCGCGGACGGTGTAGCGCCCGAGGCGACGTACGACGAGCTCTGGTCCAACCCGCCCATCCGCATCGGCAAGGACGCGCTGCACGCGCTGCTGCTCACCTGGTTCGCCCGGCTGGCGCCGGGCGGGCGCGCGGTCCTGGTCGTGGGCAAGAACCTCGGGGGCGACTCGCTGCAGCGCTGGCTGGGCGACCAGGGCTACCCGACCGCGCGGATCGCGTCGGCCAAGGGCTTCCGGGTGCTGGAGAGCCGCCGCGCCGACTAG
- a CDS encoding DUF7218 family protein, with translation MPAKKSPGPSVKDEGLYEKLRDEGNSKQKSARIANAASNTSRTEVGKKGGSSPSYDEWTVRDLRKRAGEIGIEGRSGMNKSELVRALRDS, from the coding sequence ATGCCAGCGAAGAAGTCACCGGGTCCGAGCGTCAAGGACGAGGGCCTCTACGAGAAGCTGCGCGACGAGGGCAACAGCAAGCAGAAGTCCGCCCGCATCGCCAACGCGGCCAGCAACACCTCGCGCACGGAGGTCGGCAAGAAGGGCGGCTCGTCGCCGTCCTACGACGAGTGGACGGTCCGCGACCTGCGCAAGCGCGCCGGCGAGATCGGGATCGAGGGCCGCTCGGGGATGAACAAGTCCGAGCTGGTCCGGGCCCTGCGCGACAGCTAG
- a CDS encoding GFA family protein, with translation MALSGGSGGRCLCGAVAFSVRGPLRDVLDCHCHRCRRFTGHHMAATSVATADLDVRDPEAQLRWYRPVEDAGYGFCGRCGSSLFWRGGDTPDSTSICAGVLDPPTGLRTVAAWWVGEASDYFERSDLPEHTTEP, from the coding sequence GTGGCACTGTCGGGGGGCAGCGGCGGCCGCTGCCTGTGCGGCGCGGTCGCGTTCAGCGTGCGTGGTCCGCTGCGCGACGTCCTCGACTGCCACTGCCACCGGTGCCGGCGCTTCACCGGTCACCACATGGCGGCGACCAGCGTGGCCACCGCCGACCTCGACGTGCGCGACCCCGAGGCGCAGCTGCGGTGGTACCGCCCGGTCGAGGACGCCGGCTACGGCTTCTGCGGCCGGTGCGGCTCCTCGCTGTTCTGGCGGGGCGGCGACACCCCCGACTCCACCTCGATCTGCGCCGGCGTCCTCGACCCGCCCACCGGCCTGCGCACGGTCGCCGCGTGGTGGGTCGGCGAGGCCAGCGACTACTTCGAGCGCTCGGACCTGCCGGAGCACACGACGGAGCCCTAG
- a CDS encoding nuclear transport factor 2 family protein → MAAFWHPDAEQVELPSLVRPLGHRRPWSEMLEAYAAGFLARQAYEVTDVLADGDRLAVRLRWTATAATAAGPIPAGAELVAHVAVSYELRDGLILRQSSYDCYEPLPTAC, encoded by the coding sequence GTGGCGGCGTTCTGGCACCCCGACGCCGAGCAGGTCGAGCTGCCCAGCCTGGTCCGCCCGCTCGGGCACCGGCGGCCATGGAGCGAGATGCTCGAGGCCTACGCCGCCGGCTTCCTGGCCCGGCAGGCCTACGAGGTCACCGACGTGCTGGCCGACGGCGACCGGCTCGCGGTGCGGTTGCGGTGGACGGCCACCGCGGCGACGGCGGCCGGGCCGATCCCGGCCGGCGCGGAGCTGGTCGCGCACGTGGCGGTGTCCTACGAGCTCCGCGACGGGCTGATCCTGCGACAGAGCTCCTACGACTGCTACGAGCCGCTGCCCACAGCCTGCTGA